Proteins encoded within one genomic window of Camelina sativa cultivar DH55 chromosome 19, Cs, whole genome shotgun sequence:
- the LOC104764300 gene encoding probable E3 ubiquitin-protein ligase LUL4, with the protein MGISFSNNNNNRRRDTNRRLLHHNHPPPPYYYLDPPPPPPPFPPHYDYNYHLSQPLPPQPQINSCSYGHYHYYPQPPQYFTTAHPNWWGGPMTRPAYYGPPHPQTQTQPLPPPYVEQQNAKKVRNDVNVHRGTVRLEVDDLVPRHLLVSFVFDALFDGSFTITFFAKEEQNCTFVPQFPEVYSPARFHFQKGPGQKFLQPSGTGTDLSFFALDDLSKPFQEDVYPLVISAETVISPNPISEQSSVHKQVTQAVLEKGNDGSFKVKVVKQILWIEGVRYELRELYGSTTQGAASGLEDSGSGKECVICMTEAMDTAVLPCRHLCMCSDCAKELRLQSNKCPICRQPIEELLEIKVNSSDEQH; encoded by the exons ATGGGAATCTCCtttagcaacaacaacaataacagaAGACGAGACACCAACCGCCGTCTCCTCCACCACAACCATCCTCCGCCGCCTTACTATTACCTCGaccctcctcctccaccaccgccatTCCCACCGCATTATGACTACAATTACCATCTCTCTCAGCCTCTACCGCCACAGCCACAGATCAACTCTTGTTCCTACGGCCATTACCATTACTACCCTCAGCCTCCTCAGTATTTCACCACCGCTCACCCCAATTGGTGGGGTGGTCCGATGACGAGGCCGGCGTATTACGGTCCGCCTCACCCTCAAACTCAAACGCAGCCGCTCCCACCGCCGTACGTGGAGCAACAGAACGCGAAGAAAGTGAGGAACGACGTCAATGTGCATAGAGGTACGGTGAGGCTCGAAGTGGACGATCTCGTCCCTCGCCACCTTCTAGTTTCCTTCGTCTTCGATGCCCTTTTCGACGGCAG TTTCACTATCACCTTCTTTGCTAAAGAGGAACAAAACTGCACATTTGTCCCGCAGTTTCCAGAGGTTTATTCACCAGCAAGATTCCATTTTCAGAAAGGTCCTGGACAGAAGTTTCTGCAGCCTTCAGGGACAGGAACCGACCTTAGCTTCTTTGCTCTTGATGATCTGTCAAAACCCTTCCAAGAAGATGTGTATCCGCTTGTAATTTCAGCTGAGACTGTAATCTCTCCAAATCCAATCTCAGAGCAATCATCAGTTCATAAGCAAGTCACTCAAGCGGTTCTTGAGAAGGGTAACGATGGATCTTTCAAAGTGAAAGTCGTAAAACAGATTCTTTGGATTGAAGGAGTTCGATATGAACTCCGCGAGTTGTATGGTTCTACCACTCAAGGTGCAGCCTCGGGATTAGAGGACAGTGGTTCGGGTAAAGAATGTGTGATCTGTATGACTGAGGCTATGGACACGGCTGTGCTGCCTTGCAGACATTTG TGCATGTGCAGCGACTGCGCGAAAGAATTGAGGCTTCAGTCGAACAAATGTCCGATTTGTCGACAACCAATCGAAGAGCTCTTAGAGATCAAAGTGAACAGTAGTGATGAACAACACTAG